GACTCCACCGCCGCGACGGTCGCCACATCAAACTGCACGCCGCCGATGTCGAAGTTCTTCACCCCGGCACCCTGGCCGTCGTGGTTCATCCAGAAGTAGTCGTTGATGCCCTGCTGCGGACGCTGGTGGAAGTCACGCCCGGCCCAGAAATAGGCGTTCGGGTTGGAGGCCACAATGTTGGTCACCCCCGCGTAGGCCTTTTTCAGGTTAACTTCGTCGCCCCAGTGGTCGATCATCACGTTGATGTCCCAGATCGCGCCGTTGTCGCCCTTGAAGGCTTTGGAGAGCTGGAATTCGCCGCCGTTGCCTTCGTTACCCAGACGACCAATCGCCGAGCCGCCGTTATAGGAGCCATCGACCGCGACATATTTCTGATCGCCCGCCTGGAAGTGCGCGCCGTAGCGGGCATAGCCGGTAAATTTCACGCCAAACGGAATCGCCAGATCCGGGGACTGCGCGGCGCTTTGCGGTTCGGTCACCACGTCCACTTTTTTCGCCACCGCGGCGTCCATTTTTGCCTGGCGATCGGCCAGGGCTTTATCCACCGCTTTAGCCACAATGGCGTCAATTTGCTCCTGCGTAAAATCTTGTGCGAGGACAGAAATTGGGCAAAGCGCGGCGATAACCGCCATTGTTAATGGAAGTTTTTTAATAATATTCATTGTCATCTCTATTAATTTACATTTTATTCAGACAATAACCAGCCCGTTCCGATTTGACAGAATATGTCGCTATCATCAGAAGAAGTTGATTTATATTTTTAGTGGTACAGAGGGTTTAATTTAACGTAACGGTATCTCCCTTTATTATCTCTGGTAGAGATGAATAATCTCTTCGGACAATTCACGGGCTAACAGTGAATTCATTAAATGATCCTGGGCGTGCACCATAATTAAGGTCATCGGCTGGCGGGCTTCGCCCGCGTCCTGTTCGATGAGTTTGGTCTGCATATGGTGCGCCTGGCGCGCGTAGCCATCGGCTTCGCGCAGCAGGCTTTTGGCTTCGTCGAGGTTGCCCTGCCGGGCCGCGTGCAGGGCTTCAAAGCACAGGCTACGCGACTGACCGGCGTTGACGATAATTTCCATTACGGCGTCTTCTAATGCGATCATCATTCATTACTCTTTATCAAAGCTGTTATTTAACGAGGTGGCGGCGAACCACTCCCCGCTTTTCTTAATGGTGCGTTGCTGCGTGGTTAAATCCAGCTGGATAAATCCGTAGCGGTTTTTATACGCATTACACCATGACCAGTTATCAATAAATGTCCACATATGGTAGCCAAGGCAATTTGCGCCTTCACTAATACCTTTGTGAACCCATTTTAGGTGCTCGGAAATAAAGTCGATACGGTATTGATCGTTAATTTGGCCGTTTTCAATAAAACGCTGCTCGTTTTCGACGCCCATGCCGTTTTCAGAAATAAAACAGCGCGGGTTGCCGTAATTATCGCGCAGATTAACCAGAATATCGTAAATACCCGGCTCGTAAATTTCCCACCCGCGGTACGGGTTCATTTTGCGCCCTGGCATCTCGTAATTATCAAAGAACCACTCCGGCATAAACGGCGCCTGAGGATTCACCGCGCTGTCGCGACACTTCACGCGGCGCGGCTGATAGTAGTTGATGCCGAGCAGGTCGATAGTCCCTTCGGCAATCAGCGCGCTGTCTTCGGGCTGACAGGCAGGCAGCTGATCGTAGGCTTTCAGGAGTGCTACCAGATCCGCCGGATACTCTCCGCGCAGTACCGGGTCGAGGAAGCTGCGGTTGAACATCAGATCCGCATAATGTGCGGCTTTACGATCCTGTGGACTTTGCGAGCGCGGGTAGGACGGCGTCAAATTCAGCACGATGCCGATCTCCCCCGCATGATGCCCGGCGCGGAAGGCGCGAACCGCCTGAGCATGGGCCAGCACCGTGTGATACGCCACGGTCGCCGCACGGCGGAAATCGACCACGTTCGGATAATGGAAGTCATACAAATACCCGCCTTCCACCGGGACGATCGGCTCGTTAAAGGTAAACCAGTGCAGGACGCGATCGCCAAACAGCTCAAAGCAGATCTGCGCGTAGCGGCTGTACGCAGCCACGACGTCACGGTTTTCCCAGCCGCCGATCTCCTGCATCGCCATCGGCATGTCGAAGTGGAACAAGGTGATAAACGGCGTAATACCCTGCTCAAGCAGTTCGTCGAATACCTGATTGTAAAACTCCACCGCCTGCGGATTCACTTCACCGACACCGTCGGGGATCAGGCGCGCCCAGCTAATCGAGGTACGAAAGCTGTTATGGTTCAGCTGTTTCAGCAGCTGAATGTCCGCTTTCCAGTTGTGATAAAAGGTTGAGGT
Above is a window of Lelliottia jeotgali DNA encoding:
- a CDS encoding molecular chaperone TorD, PTS lactose-cellobiose transporter subunit IIA, which gives rise to MMIALEDAVMEIIVNAGQSRSLCFEALHAARQGNLDEAKSLLREADGYARQAHHMQTKLIEQDAGEARQPMTLIMVHAQDHLMNSLLARELSEEIIHLYQR
- a CDS encoding Beta-glucosidase, producing the protein MKYSFPEHFWWGSASSALQTEGESLGGGKGLTTWDHWFANQPNRFHQGVGPQDTSTFYHNWKADIQLLKQLNHNSFRTSISWARLIPDGVGEVNPQAVEFYNQVFDELLEQGITPFITLFHFDMPMAMQEIGGWENRDVVAAYSRYAQICFELFGDRVLHWFTFNEPIVPVEGGYLYDFHYPNVVDFRRAATVAYHTVLAHAQAVRAFRAGHHAGEIGIVLNLTPSYPRSQSPQDRKAAHYADLMFNRSFLDPVLRGEYPADLVALLKAYDQLPACQPEDSALIAEGTIDLLGINYYQPRRVKCRDSAVNPQAPFMPEWFFDNYEMPGRKMNPYRGWEIYEPGIYDILVNLRDNYGNPRCFISENGMGVENEQRFIENGQINDQYRIDFISEHLKWVHKGISEGANCLGYHMWTFIDNWSWCNAYKNRYGFIQLDLTTQQRTIKKSGEWFAATSLNNSFDKE